One stretch of Comamonas testosteroni DNA includes these proteins:
- a CDS encoding enolase C-terminal domain-like protein, producing MSTTPTITAIEVIPVAGRDGMLMNLSGAHAPYFTRNIVLLHDSAGHTGVGEVPGGEGIRQALEDSKQVLIGRSIGQHLQLLQEVQKSLDGRDTGGRGLQTFDLRIGVHAVTAIESALLDLMGQHLGVPVAALLGEGQQRDRVEMLGYLFFVGPSDKTGMDYVKAGEDKLGTDDWTQVRHMTAMTPETIVRQAEAAYARYGFNDFKLKGGVLAGEQEVEAVTALAKRFPDARVTLDPNGGWLLKDAIRLMRDMRGVLAYAEDPCGAEGGFSGREVMAEFRRATGLPTATNMVATDWRQMVHALSLQSVDIPLADPHFWTMAGSVRVGQTCRDWGLTWGSHSNNHFDISLAMFTHVAAAVPGKVTAIDTHWIWQDGQYLTQNPLQIKSGFVEVPKTPGLGVTVDRAALQRANALYLEHGLGARDDAIAMQHLIPGWKFDNKRPCMVR from the coding sequence ATGTCCACTACCCCGACCATCACCGCCATCGAAGTCATTCCCGTCGCTGGCCGCGACGGCATGCTCATGAATCTCAGTGGCGCCCATGCGCCTTACTTCACCCGCAACATCGTGCTGCTGCACGACAGCGCGGGCCACACGGGGGTGGGCGAGGTGCCGGGCGGCGAAGGCATTCGCCAGGCGCTGGAGGACAGCAAGCAGGTGTTGATTGGCCGCTCCATCGGCCAACACCTGCAGCTGCTGCAAGAGGTGCAGAAATCCCTCGACGGCCGTGACACCGGCGGCCGCGGCCTGCAGACCTTTGATCTGCGCATCGGCGTGCACGCCGTGACCGCCATCGAATCCGCCCTGCTGGATCTGATGGGTCAGCACCTGGGCGTGCCCGTGGCCGCCCTGCTGGGCGAAGGCCAGCAGCGCGATCGCGTGGAAATGCTGGGTTACCTGTTCTTCGTGGGCCCCAGCGACAAGACCGGCATGGACTACGTCAAGGCCGGCGAAGACAAGCTGGGCACGGATGACTGGACCCAGGTGCGCCACATGACGGCCATGACGCCCGAGACCATCGTGCGCCAGGCCGAAGCCGCCTACGCGCGCTACGGTTTCAACGACTTCAAGCTCAAGGGCGGCGTGCTGGCCGGCGAGCAGGAGGTCGAGGCCGTGACAGCCCTGGCGAAACGCTTCCCCGACGCCCGCGTCACCCTGGACCCCAACGGCGGCTGGCTGCTCAAGGACGCCATCCGCCTGATGCGCGACATGCGCGGTGTGCTGGCCTATGCCGAAGACCCCTGCGGCGCCGAAGGAGGCTTCTCGGGCCGCGAAGTCATGGCCGAGTTCCGCCGTGCCACGGGGCTGCCCACGGCCACCAACATGGTCGCCACCGACTGGCGCCAGATGGTGCACGCCCTGTCGCTGCAGTCCGTGGACATCCCCCTGGCCGACCCCCATTTCTGGACCATGGCCGGCTCGGTGCGCGTGGGCCAGACCTGCCGCGACTGGGGGCTGACCTGGGGTTCGCACTCCAACAACCACTTCGACATCTCGCTGGCCATGTTCACCCACGTGGCCGCCGCCGTCCCCGGCAAGGTCACGGCCATCGACACGCACTGGATCTGGCAGGACGGCCAGTACCTCACGCAGAACCCGCTGCAGATCAAGAGCGGTTTTGTGGAAGTACCCAAGACCCCAGGCCTGGGCGTGACCGTGGACCGCGCCGCGCTGCAGCGCGCCAACGCCCTGTACCTGGAACACGGCCTGGGCGCGCGTGACGACGCCATTGCCATGCAGCACCTGATTCCCGGCTGGAAGTTCGACAACAAGCGGCCCTGCATGGTGAGGTAG
- a CDS encoding aldehyde dehydrogenase family protein: MSRYDNLINGQWTAAISYSTNTNPSDLSDVIGEYAQGGASDVQAAVAAAAAAFPAWSTSGIQARSDALDKIGTEILARKAELGELLAREEGKTLPEAIGEVGRAGQIFKFFAGECLRLTGETVPSVRPGIGVEITREPIGVVGLITPWNFPIAIPAWKIAPALAFGNCVVLKPADLVPGSAWALADIIHRSGIPAGVFNLVMGPGRVIGEALVNHADVAAISFTGSTGVGRGIAEACVKSGKKVQLEMGGKNPQIVLDDADLAQAVELSAQSGFYSTGQRCTASSRLIVTDKIYPAFIEALQARMARIKVGDARAAGTDMGPVVSQAQLEQDLSYVEIAKAEGARLAAGGIRVACHTGSGKDGFYMAPTLFVDTEAGMRINREEVFGPVASVIRVKDYEEALAMSNDTPFGLSAGIATTSLKYATHFKRHSQAGMVMVNLPTAGVDYHVPFGGRKGSSYGPREQGRHAQEFYTTVKTAYTLA, from the coding sequence ATGTCCCGCTACGACAACCTCATCAACGGCCAATGGACGGCCGCCATCAGCTACAGCACCAACACCAACCCCAGCGACCTGTCAGATGTGATCGGCGAGTACGCCCAGGGCGGTGCATCCGATGTGCAGGCCGCCGTGGCCGCCGCCGCGGCCGCGTTTCCGGCCTGGTCCACCTCGGGCATCCAGGCGCGCTCCGATGCCCTGGACAAGATCGGTACGGAAATCCTGGCGCGCAAGGCCGAACTCGGCGAGCTGCTGGCCCGCGAAGAAGGCAAGACCCTGCCCGAAGCCATTGGCGAAGTCGGCCGCGCCGGTCAGATCTTCAAGTTCTTTGCCGGCGAGTGCCTGCGCCTCACTGGCGAGACCGTGCCTTCGGTGCGCCCCGGCATCGGTGTGGAGATCACGCGCGAGCCCATCGGCGTGGTCGGCCTGATCACGCCCTGGAACTTCCCCATCGCCATCCCGGCCTGGAAGATCGCTCCGGCCCTGGCTTTTGGCAACTGCGTGGTCCTGAAGCCCGCCGATCTGGTGCCCGGCAGCGCCTGGGCCCTGGCCGACATCATCCACCGCTCGGGCATCCCCGCCGGCGTGTTCAACCTGGTCATGGGCCCGGGCCGCGTGATCGGCGAAGCCCTGGTGAATCATGCCGATGTGGCGGCCATCAGCTTCACGGGTTCGACGGGCGTGGGCCGCGGCATTGCCGAAGCCTGCGTCAAAAGCGGCAAGAAGGTGCAGCTGGAGATGGGCGGCAAGAACCCCCAGATCGTGCTGGACGATGCCGACCTCGCCCAGGCCGTGGAGCTGTCGGCCCAGAGCGGCTTCTACTCCACCGGCCAGCGCTGCACGGCATCGAGTCGCCTCATCGTCACCGACAAGATCTACCCGGCCTTCATCGAAGCCCTGCAGGCGCGCATGGCGCGCATCAAGGTCGGCGATGCACGCGCCGCCGGCACCGACATGGGGCCCGTGGTCAGCCAGGCCCAGCTGGAGCAGGATCTGAGCTATGTGGAAATCGCCAAGGCCGAAGGCGCGCGCCTGGCCGCTGGCGGCATCCGCGTCGCCTGCCACACGGGCAGCGGCAAGGACGGCTTCTACATGGCGCCCACGCTGTTCGTGGACACCGAAGCCGGCATGCGCATCAACCGCGAAGAAGTCTTCGGCCCCGTGGCCAGCGTGATCCGCGTCAAGGACTACGAAGAGGCCCTGGCCATGTCCAACGACACGCCGTTCGGCCTGTCGGCCGGCATTGCCACAACCAGCCTCAAGTACGCCACCCACTTCAAGCGCCACAGCCAGGCCGGCATGGTCATGGTCAACCTGCCTACGGCGGGGGTGGACTACCACGTGCCGTTTGGCGGTCGCAAGGGCAGCAGCTACGGCCCGCGCGAGCAGGGCCGCCATGCCCAGGAGTTCTACACCACGGTGAAGACGGCCTATACGCTGGCCTGA
- a CDS encoding LrgB family protein has product MLSNEVIGLLSLLATVACYGVNKRLYRKHPHPLLMPIVATPMVLIGLSLLTHVSYPQYIAQTHWLVWLLGPTTVAFALPLYENRKLLRKHWMSIATGVVVASLVSISTTIAFADMFGLSEALQKGLAVRSITTPFAIEAEKVLGGPTDLAALFVLLTGVSAMLLGETVLRVLPRIRSKLATGASWGGAAHGSGVARARQAGEVQAVMASLVMMIAGAVNVLAAPWVRVIFF; this is encoded by the coding sequence ATGCTGTCGAATGAAGTCATCGGCCTGCTGTCGCTGCTGGCCACCGTGGCCTGTTACGGGGTCAACAAGCGCCTGTATCGCAAGCATCCCCACCCGCTGCTGATGCCCATAGTCGCCACCCCCATGGTGCTGATCGGTCTGTCGCTGCTGACCCATGTCAGCTACCCGCAGTACATTGCCCAGACCCACTGGCTGGTCTGGCTGCTGGGCCCCACTACGGTGGCATTTGCTCTGCCTCTGTACGAGAACCGCAAGCTGCTGCGCAAGCACTGGATGTCGATAGCCACCGGCGTGGTCGTGGCCAGCCTGGTCTCCATCTCCACCACCATTGCGTTTGCCGATATGTTCGGCCTGTCCGAGGCGCTGCAAAAAGGCCTGGCCGTGCGCAGCATCACGACACCGTTTGCAATCGAGGCCGAGAAAGTGCTGGGCGGCCCCACCGATCTGGCGGCGCTGTTCGTGCTGCTGACCGGTGTCAGTGCCATGCTGCTGGGCGAGACCGTGCTGCGTGTGCTGCCCCGCATCCGCAGCAAGCTGGCCACGGGCGCCAGCTGGGGCGGAGCCGCCCATGGCAGCGGAGTGGCCCGCGCGCGCCAGGCCGGCGAGGTGCAGGCCGTGATGGCATCGCTGGTGATGATGATTGCTGGCGCCGTGAACGTGCTGGCAGCTCCCTGGGTACGTGTGATCTTCTTCTGA
- a CDS encoding CidA/LrgA family protein: MSQITEAVAPRAQGDSHSFAQTLWQLLKAVLQVCLLSAIWIAMDVLRQHFGWSMPAGLIGFGLLAVGLFSGLVKARWLQGGTNWLLAEMLLFFVPAMLVVTEYPDLIRHQGLRILAVIVASTACVMAVTALAVDRVYRFELWLARRKSSRDAAALNED, from the coding sequence ATGTCACAGATTACGGAAGCTGTCGCTCCTCGCGCCCAGGGCGACAGCCATTCTTTTGCCCAGACACTCTGGCAACTGCTCAAGGCCGTGCTGCAAGTGTGCCTGCTCAGCGCCATCTGGATTGCCATGGATGTGCTGCGCCAGCATTTCGGCTGGAGCATGCCGGCCGGTCTGATCGGTTTCGGCCTGCTGGCCGTGGGCCTTTTTTCGGGCCTGGTCAAAGCACGCTGGCTGCAAGGCGGCACCAACTGGCTGCTGGCAGAGATGCTGCTGTTCTTCGTGCCCGCCATGCTGGTGGTCACCGAATACCCCGATCTGATCCGCCACCAGGGCTTGCGCATTCTGGCCGTCATCGTGGCCAGCACAGCCTGCGTGATGGCTGTGACCGCGCTGGCGGTCGATCGTGTCTATCGCTTCGAGTTGTGGCTGGCAAGGCGCAAGTCCAGCCGCGATGCCGCTGCCCTGAACGAGGACTAA
- a CDS encoding LysR family transcriptional regulator, giving the protein MDLRALRYFIEVVRQNGFTRAAETLHVTQPTISKMVKALEDEFGGRLLLREGRGVQLTDAGQVVYDRGLEILEQAQLLRRQVAEVDHITRGELSLGIMPTTGHYMAPVIALFQQRYPGVNLQVNEQGARAQYQLIQEGKLDMALGLFAAPDPALERYTVARQKTRVVLPAQQVSDPGQPMRWSDLRDLPFVLYTSDFALHEHVLQQCEAAGFTPQVKLQTRYWDFIGHLVAARVGVAVMFEHVIARYDPQRVASRPLVEPEIPWDVALMWRPGYLSRAAQAWLNCVREVYPQPLLGAAFPDFQN; this is encoded by the coding sequence ATGGACTTGCGTGCCCTGCGTTACTTCATTGAGGTCGTGCGCCAGAACGGCTTCACCCGCGCGGCCGAAACCCTGCATGTGACCCAGCCCACCATCAGCAAGATGGTCAAGGCGCTGGAGGACGAATTCGGTGGTCGCCTGTTGCTGCGCGAAGGCCGGGGCGTGCAGCTGACCGACGCAGGTCAGGTGGTCTATGACCGCGGACTGGAGATTCTGGAGCAGGCCCAGCTGCTGCGCCGACAGGTGGCCGAGGTGGATCACATCACGCGCGGCGAGCTGTCCCTTGGCATCATGCCCACCACGGGCCATTACATGGCGCCGGTGATTGCGCTGTTCCAGCAGCGCTATCCGGGTGTGAACCTGCAGGTCAACGAGCAGGGGGCGCGTGCCCAGTACCAGCTGATCCAGGAAGGCAAACTGGACATGGCGCTGGGCCTGTTCGCGGCCCCCGATCCGGCGCTGGAGCGCTACACCGTGGCGCGCCAGAAGACGCGTGTGGTGCTGCCTGCCCAGCAGGTGTCGGACCCAGGTCAGCCCATGCGCTGGAGCGATCTGCGCGACCTGCCGTTTGTGCTCTACACCTCGGACTTTGCGCTGCACGAGCATGTGCTGCAGCAATGCGAGGCAGCGGGCTTCACGCCACAGGTCAAGCTGCAGACGCGCTACTGGGATTTCATAGGCCATCTGGTCGCGGCCCGGGTGGGCGTGGCCGTGATGTTCGAGCATGTCATCGCCCGCTATGACCCGCAGCGCGTGGCCAGCCGCCCCCTGGTGGAGCCCGAGATCCCCTGGGATGTGGCGCTGATGTGGCGGCCCGGCTATCTGTCGCGTGCGGCCCAGGCCTGGCTCAACTGCGTGCGTGAGGTGTATCCACAGCCGCTCCTCGGTGCTGCGTTCCCGGATTTTCAAAACTAA
- a CDS encoding pseudouridine synthase, which translates to MSALAFVAKLVAMPRPFSSNRSSNLRRSTVVRQPAPRPEVTRLLCFHKPYGVLSQFTPEGKWQGLKDWIDVPGVYVAGRLDADSEGLLLLTNDGQLQARIADPRHKMEKTYWVQVEGVPDETALQRLREGVELSDGKTLPAKARLIDPQPGMWPRNPPIRVRQNIPDCWIELIIREGRNRQVRRMTAAVGHPTLRLVRMAVGPYSIEGLEPGQWLDVLPLSGS; encoded by the coding sequence ATGTCAGCCCTGGCCTTTGTTGCTAAGCTCGTCGCCATGCCCCGCCCGTTCTCTTCCAATCGCTCCAGCAACTTGCGCCGCAGCACCGTGGTGCGCCAGCCCGCGCCCCGGCCTGAGGTCACACGTCTGCTGTGCTTTCACAAGCCCTATGGAGTGCTCAGCCAGTTCACGCCCGAGGGCAAGTGGCAGGGCCTTAAGGACTGGATCGATGTGCCCGGTGTCTATGTGGCGGGCCGGCTCGATGCCGACAGCGAAGGCCTGCTGCTGCTGACCAATGACGGCCAGTTGCAGGCCCGCATTGCCGACCCGCGCCACAAGATGGAGAAGACCTACTGGGTGCAGGTCGAAGGGGTGCCGGACGAGACGGCGCTGCAGCGCCTGCGCGAGGGCGTGGAGTTGAGCGACGGCAAGACCCTGCCCGCGAAGGCCCGCCTGATAGACCCCCAGCCCGGCATGTGGCCGCGCAACCCGCCGATTCGCGTGCGCCAGAACATTCCCGATTGCTGGATCGAGCTCATCATCCGCGAGGGCAGGAACCGCCAGGTGCGCCGCATGACGGCAGCCGTCGGCCACCCCACGCTGAGGCTGGTGCGCATGGCCGTGGGGCCTTATTCGATTGAAGGGCTGGAGCCTGGCCAGTGGCTGGATGTGTTGCCGCTCAGTGGTTCTTAG